A window of Terriglobales bacterium contains these coding sequences:
- a CDS encoding LON peptidase substrate-binding domain-containing protein: protein MSDLLPLFPLDLVLFPGATLPLHIFEPRYKEMIGECLALHSPFGVVRSRERGVAELGCSVEIVQLVTTYEDGRMDILTEGRRRFHVAELDEERSFLRAQVAWFDDEGGEAAGAERQNLLDLHARLLALTGAEAQPPDPAQPRLSFELAAAMPLDLDFKQTLLGLRSEAERVAAMIEYYQGILPRLERAVRARKKAGGNGHSR, encoded by the coding sequence GTGAGCGACCTGCTGCCCCTGTTCCCGCTGGACCTCGTGCTCTTCCCGGGCGCGACCTTGCCGCTGCACATCTTCGAGCCCCGCTATAAAGAGATGATCGGCGAGTGCCTGGCGCTGCATTCTCCTTTCGGCGTGGTGCGCTCCCGCGAGCGGGGCGTGGCCGAGCTGGGCTGCAGCGTCGAGATCGTGCAACTGGTCACCACCTACGAGGACGGGCGGATGGACATCCTCACCGAGGGCCGGCGCCGCTTCCACGTGGCCGAGCTGGACGAAGAGCGCTCCTTCCTGCGCGCCCAGGTAGCCTGGTTCGACGACGAAGGCGGCGAGGCCGCCGGCGCCGAGCGCCAGAACTTGCTCGATCTGCACGCCCGCCTCCTCGCTCTCACCGGCGCCGAGGCCCAGCCCCCCGACCCCGCCCAGCCCCGGCTCAGCTTCGAGCTGGCCGCGGCGATGCCCCTCGACCTCGACTTCAAGCAGACGTTGCTGGGCCTGCGCTCCGAAGCCGAGCGTGTGGCCGCCATGATCGAGTACTACCAGGGCATCCTGCCGCGGCTGGAGCGCGCCGTGCGCGCCCGCAAGAAGGCCGGCGGCAACGGCCACTCGCGCTGA
- a CDS encoding SDR family NAD(P)-dependent oxidoreductase: MSLDGKVAVITGASMGIGEAIARLFADQGASVVLSSRDLGRAEAARARVGHSERTLAVACDVSKVEHVQKLAAAALERFGRIDIWVNNAGHGLIDSVATMDLGECRRMFDTNFFGAIHGMQAAAGVMKRQGSGTIINISSVAGHIAVPGMAAYSSTKFAMNAIGKGARVELKGSGVHVMTVCPGYITTDFGANAVKGSEAKRLGAARRGISAERVAGAVLRGYLGRKREVVVPWRDRIAIKLYQLFPRMIERAMGRMLRPADEVLAEREALRQRDRQAAS, encoded by the coding sequence ATGTCTTTGGATGGAAAAGTAGCGGTGATCACCGGGGCCTCCATGGGGATCGGGGAGGCCATCGCCCGGCTGTTCGCGGACCAGGGCGCTAGCGTGGTGCTCAGTTCGCGCGACCTGGGGCGGGCGGAGGCGGCGCGGGCGCGCGTGGGCCACAGCGAGCGCACGCTGGCCGTGGCCTGCGACGTCAGCAAGGTCGAACACGTGCAGAAGCTGGCCGCAGCGGCGCTGGAGCGCTTCGGGCGCATCGACATCTGGGTCAACAACGCCGGCCACGGGCTGATCGATTCCGTGGCCACCATGGACCTGGGCGAGTGCCGGCGCATGTTCGATACCAACTTCTTCGGCGCCATCCACGGCATGCAGGCAGCGGCGGGCGTGATGAAGCGGCAGGGCTCGGGCACCATCATCAACATCTCCAGCGTGGCCGGGCACATCGCGGTGCCGGGCATGGCGGCGTATTCCTCGACCAAGTTCGCCATGAACGCCATCGGCAAGGGCGCGCGGGTGGAGCTGAAGGGAAGCGGCGTGCACGTCATGACCGTGTGCCCGGGCTACATCACCACCGACTTCGGCGCCAACGCGGTGAAGGGCAGCGAGGCCAAGCGGCTGGGGGCGGCACGGCGCGGGATCTCGGCGGAGCGGGTGGCGGGCGCGGTGCTGCGCGGGTACCTGGGGCGAAAGCGGGAAGTGGTGGTGCCCTGGCGCGACCGCATCGCCATCAAGCTGTACCAGCTCTTCCCCCGCATGATCGAGCGGGCCATGGGACGCATGCTGCGCCCCGCCGACGAGGTGCTCGCGGAGCGCGAGGCGCTGCGGCAGCGCGACCGCCAGGCGGCTTCCTGA
- a CDS encoding HAD family hydrolase: MPRIQAVAFDLGNTLVYEDSVLEPQVRPMPGVLEALPAISLPIAVWTNTRREGAAEVSRWLRSAGIDKFFSSIATSVDAGARKPAEEFFRFALARWGRAKDEVLFVCNQLNTDVLGASRFGIRTAWIAAPEFRGPEETLELKDVQPSFVLPDLEALPELLERLARP, encoded by the coding sequence ATGCCGCGCATCCAGGCCGTCGCCTTCGACCTGGGCAATACCCTGGTGTACGAAGATTCGGTGCTGGAGCCGCAGGTGCGGCCTATGCCCGGTGTGCTGGAAGCCCTTCCCGCGATCTCTCTTCCCATTGCTGTCTGGACCAACACCCGCCGCGAGGGCGCGGCGGAGGTGTCCCGCTGGCTGCGCAGCGCTGGCATCGACAAGTTCTTTTCCTCGATCGCGACCTCGGTGGACGCGGGGGCGCGCAAGCCCGCCGAGGAATTCTTCCGATTCGCGCTGGCGCGCTGGGGCCGGGCGAAGGACGAAGTCCTGTTCGTCTGCAACCAGCTCAACACCGACGTGCTGGGAGCGAGCCGCTTCGGCATCCGCACCGCGTGGATCGCGGCGCCGGAATTCCGCGGCCCGGAAGAGACCCTGGAGCTGAAAGACGTGCAGCCCAGCTTCGTGCTGCCCGACCTGGAGGCGCTGCCGGAGCTGTTGGAGCGGCTGGCCCGGCCTTAG